In Vagococcus hydrophili, one DNA window encodes the following:
- a CDS encoding ATP-binding cassette domain-containing protein, whose product MIELKNISVNFGKLQVLDDISFLFKAGEVVGLVAPNGTGKSTMLNVMMNYLKPQTGEVIVNGSKTYKKDSKKNELYQVISMMPDQNDLYGHLSGYDHLKLYQELWQITRLSVEDIVSELEMSHYVKKKVSSYSLGMKQRLCFALQIMSDTSIMLMDEVMNGLDPKNVELISQVIVRKKNEGKTIIIASHLLENLEKYSDRIYFLENGKMNLYLDKEIGYGDKSIYIKIPYLEENVMNKLSETYPIIHLSTNDSLLRLEDKTLLEQATNELIANGIIQFSVGNLSLADAYKLKF is encoded by the coding sequence ATGATTGAATTAAAGAATATTTCAGTGAATTTTGGAAAGCTTCAAGTGTTAGATGATATCAGTTTCTTATTTAAAGCAGGTGAAGTGGTGGGATTAGTTGCGCCAAATGGAACAGGTAAAAGCACCATGCTCAATGTGATGATGAATTATCTGAAACCTCAAACAGGTGAAGTGATTGTAAATGGCTCAAAAACCTACAAAAAGGACAGTAAAAAGAATGAACTTTATCAAGTGATTTCTATGATGCCAGATCAAAATGATTTGTATGGTCATTTATCAGGATACGATCATTTAAAACTCTATCAAGAATTATGGCAAATCACGCGGCTTTCAGTAGAAGATATTGTTAGTGAACTTGAGATGAGCCATTATGTTAAAAAGAAAGTATCCAGCTATTCACTAGGAATGAAGCAACGATTATGCTTTGCTCTTCAAATTATGAGTGATACCTCAATTATGTTAATGGATGAAGTCATGAACGGGCTAGATCCTAAAAATGTTGAGTTGATTTCTCAAGTGATTGTTCGTAAAAAAAATGAGGGGAAGACAATCATCATTGCCTCCCACTTACTAGAAAATTTAGAAAAATACTCAGACCGAATTTATTTTCTTGAAAATGGCAAAATGAATCTCTACTTAGATAAAGAAATTGGTTACGGAGATAAGTCAATTTACATAAAAATTCCTTATTTAGAAGAAAATGTAATGAATAAACTTAGTGAAACTTATCCAATCATTCATTTATCAACAAATGACTCACTCCTTCGTTTAGAGGATAAAACTCTGTTAGAACAAGCAACAAATGAACTGATAGCTAATGGTATCATCCAGTTTTCAGTGGGGAATCTCAGCTTGGCAGATGCTTATAAATTGAAATTTTGA
- a CDS encoding response regulator transcription factor codes for MQILLVEDDQSIVNFLLPLLKGEGYEVLHAESVSQAEMYLRTHPIELILLDLGLPDKDGMLFLKEFREESPIPIIVISARSDEQSKVQALDLDADDYLTKPFGSNELLARIRTANRHFKKNALEMETVVLINGKLALDIEKHQVKLEEELIHLTKNEYLLLKIMMENMGKVLTHDFLTKAVWGLGSMSSLTLRVNMSNLRKKIEKNPVEPIFIQTEIGVGYRMNELTE; via the coding sequence ATGCAAATTTTATTAGTTGAAGATGATCAAAGTATTGTTAATTTTTTGCTGCCCTTGCTTAAAGGTGAAGGATATGAGGTCCTTCATGCTGAATCTGTTAGTCAAGCGGAGATGTACTTAAGAACTCATCCGATTGAGTTAATTTTATTGGATTTAGGATTACCAGATAAAGATGGGATGTTGTTCTTGAAAGAATTTAGAGAAGAAAGTCCTATTCCAATTATTGTGATATCTGCAAGGTCTGATGAACAATCAAAAGTTCAAGCCCTAGATTTAGATGCAGATGATTACTTAACCAAACCTTTTGGGAGTAATGAGCTCCTTGCTCGAATTAGAACTGCTAATCGTCATTTTAAAAAGAACGCCTTAGAAATGGAAACGGTGGTTTTAATAAATGGTAAATTGGCGCTTGATATAGAAAAACATCAAGTGAAACTAGAAGAAGAGCTGATTCATTTAACTAAAAACGAATATCTACTGCTAAAAATTATGATGGAAAATATGGGAAAAGTTTTAACTCATGATTTTCTAACAAAAGCAGTTTGGGGATTAGGAAGTATGAGTAGCTTAACGTTACGAGTGAATATGTCGAACCTACGCAAAAAAATAGAAAAGAACCCCGTTGAACCAATTTTTATTCAAACAGAAATTGGTGTGGGATATCGAATGAATGAATTGACTGAGTAA
- a CDS encoding sensor histidine kinase — MNLKKMSADEWLQQVKEEKYPGKLKVFFGYAAGVGKTYAMLEEAHDQVKLGRDVAVGYVEPHTRPETTALLDGLTLLPKKMYDYKGIQLEDFDLDGALLCHPDLILVDELAHTNPETARNKKRYQDIEELLKAGIDVYTTVNVQHIESLNDVVEEMTGVEVKETVPDVFFSESSLKVIDIAAEDLLERLRLGKIYQKANTDRALQNFFIPEKLNLLRGLAIQKAADHITINENKDSSKLMGIDGKFLSLILGDEVALTKRTLRWTARLSQLLRVQWFALNIKTEDSEDDHPELVKLAEKLGAEVITIESYDLVETIVSFIKLQGITDLVLGKNVTLPWWKKVFRTPIEDKLFDELNQTEIHLLPYDEKELKPKNNWLVMSKKLFGKFRFRDLTTTFLLLVVTTLISLTLFGSGFGDQNIIILYLLMVISVSRVTKGYLWSTLSSIFSVILFNWFFVYPYHSLTVLKEGYPFTLVFMLVVGLIVSNIMVRMKASAISSARKEQQIQMLYDLNRRYLLTNHLQEVLQITATYLSDNLNRDIFIYYQEFDETVKSLATPKKQPVLLENKEETAIAHWSFINQKEAGKGTDTLAGAKGRYFPVILKGETVAVIGVGVSAENELLSEENLSFIRLVVVQMAIAIEQKLLQQEKETIHIEKEKEKTKGNLLRAVSHDLRTPLTGISGSIEMILNDKEKAKLTEIDKENLLLGVKKDSEWLLRMIENLLSITRIDTQKMEVTTSEEVLDDVLSAAIQRLKKYYPTVELEVTLPEALILVQVDPILMEQVVFNLLENSVRYREKDSKIYLTVEEGKHKVKLHVLNYGETKDVAYLNKLFEDNDEENVVDSKKGLGIGLSIVKTIVSAHGGKIYAKLLNEQLIDVTVEIKGRREA, encoded by the coding sequence TTGAATCTTAAAAAAATGTCAGCGGACGAGTGGTTACAGCAAGTAAAGGAAGAAAAATATCCTGGAAAATTGAAAGTCTTCTTTGGCTATGCAGCAGGAGTCGGTAAAACCTATGCGATGCTTGAGGAAGCTCATGATCAAGTGAAGTTAGGAAGAGATGTGGCTGTGGGATACGTGGAACCACATACTAGGCCAGAAACAACCGCTTTGTTAGATGGATTAACTCTTTTACCTAAAAAAATGTATGATTATAAAGGGATTCAATTAGAAGATTTTGATTTGGATGGCGCATTATTGTGCCATCCTGATTTGATTTTAGTGGATGAACTAGCACATACCAATCCAGAAACAGCACGCAATAAGAAGAGGTATCAAGATATTGAAGAACTTCTAAAAGCCGGAATAGATGTTTATACAACCGTCAATGTTCAGCATATTGAAAGTTTAAATGATGTCGTAGAAGAGATGACTGGAGTAGAGGTCAAAGAAACGGTGCCAGATGTTTTTTTCTCAGAAAGCTCACTAAAAGTTATTGATATTGCGGCAGAAGATTTATTAGAACGTTTAAGGCTAGGTAAAATTTATCAAAAAGCTAACACAGACCGAGCCTTGCAAAATTTTTTTATTCCTGAAAAATTGAATTTACTTAGAGGTTTGGCGATTCAAAAGGCAGCCGATCATATTACAATTAATGAAAATAAAGATTCATCTAAATTAATGGGGATAGATGGTAAATTTTTATCCTTGATTTTAGGAGATGAGGTTGCTTTAACGAAAAGAACCTTGAGATGGACAGCTCGATTGTCCCAACTTTTAAGAGTTCAGTGGTTTGCACTAAATATTAAAACAGAAGATAGTGAAGATGATCATCCTGAGCTTGTAAAATTAGCTGAAAAACTCGGAGCTGAAGTAATAACCATTGAAAGTTATGATTTAGTTGAAACCATCGTTTCTTTTATTAAGTTACAAGGAATTACTGATTTGGTATTAGGTAAAAATGTTACCCTCCCTTGGTGGAAGAAGGTATTTCGAACACCAATTGAAGATAAATTATTTGATGAATTAAATCAAACAGAGATTCATTTACTTCCTTATGATGAGAAAGAACTAAAACCTAAAAATAATTGGCTTGTGATGAGTAAAAAATTATTTGGTAAATTTCGTTTTAGAGACTTAACAACGACCTTTTTACTACTAGTTGTGACAACCTTGATTTCATTAACCCTCTTTGGAAGTGGATTTGGGGATCAAAATATTATTATTTTATATTTATTAATGGTTATTTCTGTTTCAAGAGTAACTAAAGGTTATTTATGGAGTACCTTATCATCTATCTTTAGCGTTATTTTGTTTAACTGGTTTTTTGTGTATCCGTATCATTCTCTCACGGTGTTAAAAGAAGGTTATCCTTTTACTTTAGTTTTTATGCTGGTAGTTGGATTGATTGTAAGTAACATCATGGTCAGAATGAAAGCCAGTGCTATTTCATCAGCAAGAAAAGAGCAACAAATTCAAATGTTGTATGATTTAAACAGGCGCTACTTACTAACCAATCACTTACAAGAGGTTCTTCAAATTACAGCAACTTACCTTTCTGATAATTTAAATCGAGATATCTTTATTTATTATCAAGAATTTGATGAGACTGTAAAAAGTTTAGCAACACCTAAAAAGCAACCAGTTCTGCTAGAAAATAAAGAAGAAACAGCGATTGCTCATTGGAGTTTTATTAATCAAAAAGAAGCGGGTAAAGGAACAGATACTTTAGCAGGTGCTAAAGGACGCTATTTTCCAGTTATTTTAAAAGGGGAGACAGTAGCAGTGATTGGTGTCGGGGTATCTGCTGAAAATGAGCTACTGTCGGAAGAAAATCTTTCTTTTATTCGACTAGTGGTAGTCCAAATGGCAATTGCGATTGAACAGAAATTATTGCAACAAGAAAAAGAAACCATTCATATTGAAAAAGAAAAAGAAAAAACAAAAGGCAATTTGTTAAGAGCTGTTTCTCATGATTTAAGAACGCCTTTAACAGGGATTTCTGGTTCTATTGAGATGATTTTAAATGACAAAGAAAAAGCAAAACTCACAGAAATAGATAAAGAAAATCTGCTTTTAGGTGTTAAGAAAGATTCAGAGTGGCTCCTTCGCATGATTGAAAACTTACTGTCTATCACACGAATCGATACTCAAAAGATGGAAGTTACAACAAGTGAGGAAGTGTTAGATGATGTTTTGTCTGCCGCTATTCAGCGACTTAAAAAATATTATCCAACTGTTGAACTTGAAGTGACCTTGCCTGAGGCGTTAATTTTGGTTCAAGTGGACCCAATCTTAATGGAACAAGTTGTCTTTAATTTACTAGAGAATAGTGTGCGGTACCGAGAAAAAGATTCCAAAATTTATTTAACTGTGGAAGAAGGAAAGCACAAAGTAAAACTTCATGTGTTGAATTATGGTGAGACTAAAGATGTAGCTTATCTCAACAAGTTGTTTGAAGATAATGATGAAGAAAACGTGGTCGATTCTAAAAAAGGACTAGGCATCGGCTTATCCATTGTCAAAACCATAGTAAGTGCTCATGGTGGGAAAATCTATGCTAAATTATTAAATGAACAATTAATCGATGTGACAGTTGAGATTAAAGGGAGAAGGGAGGCATGA
- a CDS encoding potassium-transporting ATPase subunit C yields the protein MKNSLKISLKFMFLMTVILGILYPLSMTGIGQALFNDEVNGQLVTKDDKVVGSKLLGQTYESPKYLQGRPQEVSQLSPVSDEQEKAVSSRVKERQSIEGRKDKVPADLVMASGSGLDPDISLKAAEYQIPRIAKERQMTEEKVGAIINEHIVSKVTPLNTEERVNVLEVNLALDETNK from the coding sequence ATGAAAAATTCTTTAAAAATCTCATTGAAATTTATGTTTTTAATGACGGTTATCTTAGGTATCTTGTACCCACTAAGCATGACAGGGATTGGTCAAGCCTTATTTAATGATGAGGTTAACGGCCAACTTGTGACAAAAGATGATAAAGTGGTTGGATCAAAACTATTAGGTCAAACCTATGAAAGTCCTAAGTATTTACAGGGTAGACCACAAGAAGTTAGCCAACTATCACCTGTGTCTGATGAACAAGAAAAAGCGGTTAGCTCACGAGTTAAAGAACGTCAATCAATTGAAGGAAGAAAAGATAAAGTGCCAGCTGACTTGGTAATGGCTTCTGGTAGTGGTCTTGATCCAGATATCTCTTTAAAAGCTGCGGAGTATCAAATTCCACGAATTGCTAAAGAGCGACAAATGACAGAAGAAAAAGTAGGTGCTATAATAAACGAGCATATAGTGAGCAAGGTAACACCTCTTAATACGGAAGAAAGAGTCAATGTTTTAGAAGTTAACCTTGCCTTGGATGAAACAAATAAATAG